A genomic region of Colletotrichum destructivum chromosome 1, complete sequence contains the following coding sequences:
- a CDS encoding Putative phosphatidate phosphatase APP1, catalytic domain-containing protein, whose product MCFHHPLPYFPFLHNAHALGRPAPAVRLGTLSKAQTKNKLAPFGRFGPPRPQPHNRTSLLRYLFPRSLRDRYRERLLDFRVDTLPQLKRRFQSSIYRYILERQRKRNNKTRLVDLFARHGRRLLLGPTSVKPKRHPRERGANLGKRMPTFSDYTTYGGGGGGRGAAGAGSGAGASARIGAGDGYGYGAASADDPGERGSRRKWLAAKAGSVYRAGATAVNEIREGYAQTRVRPQEPDDGMPRTTIPGSFPDVAITVRGDDQMVIFPSYAKRHVKQDWTVEHQQHSEEQPGSVKDQEFWRREWERNEDERAIVDIDVRGWVYSPHKGPITRRNRILIGLARQLSGIPAPRQDVPAPVDNLSALHQSHEERREQEKIAKEAAEIEKRGQEEQRVAYQGRFSEAPKDGSDDDAQSIYRARSRSRSGAHTPMTAPGSPKLVPARQNTTGADLTDAELSVANANLMARIAPFMTTPLVQLPITVFFYNDEKSASRTVQTNDAGHFILRAALEFVPTHVRVLANEDLSATQEVKIIEPKGVSLISDIDDTIKRSNISGGAKEIFRNTFIRELKDLTVDGVREWYNELHKMGVSMHYCSNSPWQLFPVLASYFMIAGLPPGSLHLKQYSGMLQGIFEPVAERKKSTLTRLMHDFPERRFLLVGDSGEADLEVYTELVEAHPGRIIAIFIRDVTTPEQAGYFDNSFGGGGNTRQKAPTFRITDQSDTPSSRPGLPPRGEAKTVGPVIGDLIDFSDEPEETTLNDKAALAQIKARPKPQTSSTDIVVGRKPAPPRPNKPAALRSAPSDTNLNTLGANGGGGGVATPPAVPRSRKPSADRGGPHPLSQMHNSSQQTVGSSRSLPNAARIPAAASQNFTSKTAKVPPPPPPPRRRETSSVSRSLSPRRIDSRRRLSSNDDVDFDALPPSAAPQTQAPPPTFARARTGSLKSGATSPTGSPNLGPAAAPNRKHELWMRRLQRAQEILESHGVALYTWRRGDDVVAEAVGMVKEELRKIGLNGEKNATTEGKRFERQIRREQSQEQQQQQQQQPRGPYQQRR is encoded by the exons ATGTGCTTCCATCACCCTTTACCCT ATTTCCCCTTCCTACATAACGCCCACGCCCTGGGCCGTCCCGCGCCCGCAGTTCGTCTTGGAACCTTGTCCAAGGCACAAACGAAGAACAAACTGGCTCCCTTCGGGCGATTTGGCCCCCCGCGCCCGCAACCTCACAACCGCACCAGCCTCTTGCGATACCTGTTCCCGCGAAGCCTACGAGACCGATACCGCGAGCGTCTTCTCGACTTCCGCGTCGACACCCTACCCCAGCTCAAGCGCCGGTTCCAGTCCAGCATATACCGATACATCCTCGAGCGCCAGCGCAAGCGGAACAACAAGACCAGGCTAGTTGACCTTTTCGCCCGCCACGGTCGCCGGCTGCTCCTGGGTCCGACTTCGGTCAAGCCGAAGCGGCAtccgagggagagaggggccAACTTAGGCAAAAGGATGCCCACGTTCTCAGACTATACGACCtacggaggaggcggcggagggcgTGGcgctgccggtgccggttccggtgccggtgccagTGCCCGTATTGGTGCAGGAGACGGTTATGGATACGGTGCTGCATCCGCCGATGACCCGGGCGAGAGGGGCTCTCGGCGAAAATGGCTGGCCGCAAAGGCTGGGAGTGTATACCGCGCTGGTGCTACTGCCGTCAACGAGATAAGGGAAGGGTATGCGCAGACGAGGGTACGGCCCCAGgagcccgacgacggcatgcCCCGGACGACGATCCCTGGATCGTTTCCTGACGTCGCCATCACAGTGCGGGGAGACGATCAAATGGTCATCTTCCCGTCGTATGCAAAGCGCCATGTCAAGCAAGACTGGACTGTGGAACACCAGCAGCATTCTGAAGAGCAGCCGGGGAGTGTCAAAGACCAAGAATTTTGGAGAAGAGAGTGGGAGCGCAACGAGGATGAACGGGCCATCGTCGACATTGACGTCAGGGGCTGGGTGTACTCGCCGCACAAGGGCCCGATAACCAGGAGAAACCGCATTCTCATCGGTCTTGCGCGCCAGCTGAGCGGCATTCCGGCGCCTAGGCAGGACGTCCCCGCGCCCGTCGATAACCTGTCCGCTTTGCACCAGTCCCACGAGGAGAGGCGCGAACAGGAGAAGATTGCTAAGGAAGCGGCAGAAATCGAAAAGAGAGGTCAAGAGGAACAGCGTGTGGCGTACCAAGGCCGCTTCAGCGAGGCGCCAAAGGACGGGTCCGATGACGACGCACAAAGCATATACcgcgcgaggtcgaggtctCGAAGCGGCGCCCATACACCCATGACAGCCCCGGGGTCTCCCAAGCTGGTACCGGCCAGGCAGAACACGACGGGCGCTGACCTCACAGACGCCGAACTCTCTGTTGCGAACGCCAACCTCATGGCAAGGATAGCACCGTTCATGACGACGCCTCTGGTCCAGCTGCCCATCACCGTCTTCTTCTACAACGATGAAAAGTCGGCCTCGCGGACGGTACAGACAAACGACGCCGGTCACTTCATCCTCCGCGCTGCCTTGGAGTTTGTCCCCACGCACGtccgcgtcctcgccaaTGAGGATCTATCGGCTACCCAAGAGGTCAAAATCATCGAGCCGAAGGGCGTCAGCCTGATCAGCGATATCGACGACACTATCAAGCGCTCTAACATCTCGGGTGGTGCCAAGGAAATCTTCCGCAACACGTTTATTCGAGAGCTGAAGGATTTGACAGTGGACGGCGTTCGAGAGTGGTACAACGAGCTGCATAAGATGGGTGTCAGTATGCATTATTGCTCTAACAGCCCGTGGCAACTGTTCCCGGTGCTTGCGAGCTACTTCATGATCGCCGGCCTGCCCCCGGGCTCACTTCATCTCAAGCAATACAGCGGTATGCTGCAGGGGATATTCGAGCCGGtggcggagaggaagaagagcaccCTCACCAGGCTCATGCACGACTTTCCGGAACGCAGGTTCTTATTGGTCGGTGACAGCGGCGAGGCAGATTTGGAGGTCTACaccgagctggtcgaggcACATCCGGGAcgcatcatcgccatcttcatccgCGATGTTACGACTCCAGAACAGGCTGGCTACTTTGACAATTCTTTTGGGGGTGGCGGAAACACACGTCAAAAGGCCCCAACGTTTAGGATCACAGACCAAAGCGATACGCCTTCGAGCCGGCCAGGGCTGCCTCCgcgcggcgaggccaagacgGTAGGACCAGTCATCGGCGACCTGATTGACTTCTCggacgagcccgaggagACGACACTGAACGATAAGGCCGCCCTGGCTCAGATCAAGGCCAGGCCGAAGCCGCAGACGAGCTCCACCGATATAGTCGTAGGTCGCAAGCCCGCTCCGCCTCGACCGAACAAGCCTGCAGCTCTCCGCAGCGCTCCGTCGGATACGAACTTGAACACACTTGGTGCCaacggcggtggtggtggtgttgccACACCTCCTGCTGTGCCGCGATCTCGGAAGCCATCCGCTGACCGCGGCGGACCCCATCCTCTGTCGCAGATGCACAACTCGTCACAGCAGACCgtgggcagcagcaggagccTGCCAAATGCAGCCAGAATACCGGCCGCTGCGTCCCAAAATTTCACGAGCAAAACGGCCAAagtgccgccgccaccgccgccgcctcggcgtcgagaaaCTTCATCCGTCTCGCGGAGTCTGAGCCCGCGGAGGATCGACAGCAGACGCAGGCTGTCGAGcaacgacgatgtcgacTTTGATGCGCTGCCCCCGTCCGCGGCACCCCAGACGCAGGCTCCTCCGCCCACCTTTGCGAGGGCCAGGACTGGCAGCCTTAAGTCGGGTGCcacgtcgccgacgggtAGCCCGAATCTCGGACCCGCGGCAGCGCCGAACAGGAAGCACGAGTTGTGGATGCGCCGGCTGCAGCGGGCTCAGGAAATCCTGGAGTCGCACGGGGTGGCCCTGTACAcatggcgacgaggcgacgacgtcgtggcGGAGGCCGTGGGGATGGTCAAGGAAGAGCTGAGGAAGATTGGCCTCAACGGGGAGAAGAACGCGACAACAGAGGGGAAGAGGTTTGAGAGACAGATTAGGAGGGAGCAGTCACaagagcagcaacagcaacagcaacaacagccgCGGGGGCCGTACCAACAGAGGCGGTAA
- a CDS encoding Putative flavin reductase like domain, FMN-binding split barrel, whose protein sequence is MSIPSRNALLRLPPTIPRRVLSHSQTLPRSRPPHPFARHPARTLTTTPLAPAVKMASSSSAQPTKPTSTTAKIEGGAQAQRNPHPDFKSIEAARPDFDASLGVRFTKTVDPDWKYGSGANALGRSDAAHVAIDPHEEGRPAGFNYKLLISGVVPRPIAFLSTRSADGTTTNLAPFSYFNMVNHDPPLFVVGFSASVDRPKDSLRNLLESRECVINIIGEGFLEAANSTSVNAPYGRSEWDVSGLTPVYDCKHVRAARVKEAVFSVEGTLDFYKEYDSKATPGKKSGVVAFIEGVNFWVREDAINDQRNIIDPAVLRPVSRLGGITYGRTNEVLELPRADWEKDIGGDEGWENVTKGGQ, encoded by the exons ATGTCCATCCCCAGCCGTAacgccctcctccgtctccctccCACGATACCACGTCGCGTCCTCTCCCACAGCCAAACGCTCCCACGCTCTCGTCCACCTCATCCGTTTGCACGCCACCCAGCAAGAACCCTCACGACGACCCCGCTCGCCCCCGCCGTCAAGatggcatcatcatcatcggcacAGCCCACAAaaccaacatcaacaaccgCCAAAatcgagggcggcgcccaGGCCCAGCGTAACCCGCATCCGGACTTCAAGtccatcgaggccgcccgcccAGACTTCGACGCCTCCCTCGGCGTCCGCTTCACAAAGACCGTCGACCCGGACTGGAAATACGGCTCCGGCGCAaacgccctcggccgctccgacgccgcccacgTCGCCATCGACCCCCACGAGGAGGGCCGCCCCGCCGGTTTCAACTATAAGCTCCTCATCAGCGGCGTCGTCCCCCGCCCCATCGCCTTCCTCTCTACTCGCTCCGCTGACGGCACCACCACGAACCTCGCGCCTTTCAGCTACTTTAACATGGTCAACCACGACCCGcccctcttcgtcgtcggcttctccGCGTCCGTCGACAGGCCCAAAGACTCGCTGCGCAACCTGCTGGAGTCGCGCGAGTGCGTCATCAACATCATCGGCGAGGgcttcctcgaggccgccaacTCCACGAGCGTCAACGCCCCTTACGGCCGCAGCGAGTGGGACGTCAGTGGCCTTACCCCCGTCTACGACTGCAAGCACGTCCGCGCCGCTCGtgtcaaggaggccgtctTCAGCGTCGAGGGCACTCTCGACTTCTACAAGGAGTACGACTCCAAGGCGACCCCCGGCAAGAAAAGCGGCGTTGTCGCCTTCATCGAGGGCGTCAACTTTTGGGTACGcgaggacgccatcaacgaccAGAGAAACATTATCGACCCAGCC GTCCTTCGCCCCGTCAGCAGATTAGGCGGCATCACCTACGGACGCACCAACGAGGTCCTGGAGCTTCCGAGGGCCGACTGGGAAAAGGAcattggcggcgacgagggctGGGAGAACGTCACAAAAGGTGGGCAGTAG
- a CDS encoding Putative Zinc phosphodiesterase ELAC protein, whose amino-acid sequence MLSTLFLSSFMYRAGIQRHGACILTRFSQVSTRAARAATPPLSPKISRRYFDRKPEKPSLALDKEKKKKPKNSFSRRSSSPLEKNKPLFSLASSTASAASKHNSSPRPAPSTSSRNKRAKEEDRPKPETHSQDTSPAHPDTKLSPESPRSYKKRSLSDIAEGDLWKERHASLRGDPKSFPGQTVFCLPAGLNNIKPPGHKVKLVRRYTLLKGPLKKEQESGPTDFRDNYRVNTMASYIHIASTPTADTGASLLLHFDHRRYLFGNLSEGTQRALTQRKFSLAKMETIFISGQTKWANTGGMIGMLLTIADVVEGSRREMQAQPDEKKKKARKQEAFERLEIHGAQNLNYSIATARGFVFRKGIPIRAMELYQDPRLANPGGSTPDWEDDAIQAWKIPISADQPSPPSAYGKSRKRSHEVMTAEDDAAVATSQTTPATDAAADSAIIEQQKITNREAVEAVVQEMFSSDWAMDQLYETKLSKVNLPATIFIRENGQIQKYKGPMPGDEGEVPDVDVLVRYPWPATKVRDLPDPERSTSAVCYVVKNRGRRGKFDPAAAKALGVAPVDFKHLTNGQTVKGKTGNDVTPDMVLGAPTKPVGFAIIDIASTSYIESFLGRPEWKNATLMDNVPAFFWILGRSVIDDARIQNFIKERPHVRHTIMAPDVSPNMVAMESYGLLHAKLRRIDPERFPPLQADNTVRDLSHIGPNVEAARVGMRAVLGAEIKAVNDDIVPFPTFEEASNIDGGALRMAAHAAAKIKKPAFLEEVERTEQDIPNRDTEIIPLGTGSALPSKYRNVSATLIRVPQYGNYLLDCGENTLGQLRRAFPAEEVAKILRETRCVAISHIHADHQLGLASFVTAWAEATAALDPPPKLGIVGPLSIQNFLLEYNQMECMDLSRLEFIRKQNIFPYGDGRLPEDSCTRLASVQLVPVRHCHHSYAVVFAWPSGLKIAYSGDCRPSDDLVEAGKGATLLIHESTFDDDKQGDALAKKHSTMSEALDVGYRMGARRVLLTHFSQRYAKIPLVEKRTTETGADQTVLMAFDQMRVKLGEFRQAQAFLPAIRQMLDAEEAPKADEAE is encoded by the coding sequence ATGCTCTCCAcactctttctctcttccttcatGTACCGCGCAGGCATCCAAAGGCATGGGGCTTGCATATTGACTCGTTTCTCTCAAGTTTCAACTCGCGCTGCAAGAGCTGCCACGCCTCCGCTATCTCCCAAGATTTCCCGCCGATATTTCGATCGCAAACCCGAGAAACCCTCCTTAGCGCTCGAtaaggagaagaaaaagaagccGAAGAATTCATTTTCTCGCCGAAGCTCTTCGCCGCTCGAGAAGAACAAGCCTCTATTTAGCCTAGCCTCTTCAACGGCTTCCGCAGCCTCGAAACACAACTCGTCCCCTCGCCCCGCCCCCTCAACATCCTCGAGGAACAAACGAGCGAAGGAAGAAGACAGACCCAAGCCGGAAACCCACTCGCAAGACACTTCCCCCGCCCACCCCGACACAAAATTGTCGCCCGAATCGCCGAGATCGTACAAGAAGAGATCGCTGTCCGACATCGCTGAAGGCGACCTGTGGAAAGAAAGACACGCAAGTCTTCGTGGCGATCCTAAGTCATTTCCCGGCCAAACCGTCTTTTGCTTACCAGCCGGTTTGAACAATATCAAGCCCCCGGGTCACAAAGTTAAACTCGTCCGACGCTATACCCTCCTCAAGGGGCCATTGAAAAAGGAACAGGAATCGGGACCGACAGATTTCAGGGACAATTACCGGGTCAACACCATGGCGAGCTACATCCACATcgcgtcgacgcccacgGCCGACACAGGCGCCAGCCTGTTGCTCCACTTCGACCATCGACGGTATCTGTTTGGCAACCTCAGTGAAGGAACGCAACGAGCCCTGACTCAACGCAAGTTCTCCCTCGCCAAGATGGAGACCATTTTCATATCTGGCCAGACCAAGTGGGCAAACACGGGTGGCATGATTGGTATGCTCCTCACTATTGCCGACGTTGTGGAGGGCAGTCGGAGAGAGATGCAAGCTCAGCCCgacgaaaagaagaagaaggcgaggaaaCAGGAGGCCTTTGAGCGCCTCGAGATTCACGGTGCCCAAAACCTGAACTATTCCATCGCGACAGCCCGGGGTTTCGTCTTCAGAAAGGGTATCCCGATCCGCGCCATGGAGCTGTATCAAGACCCGAGATTGGCAAACCCTGGAGGCTCCACGCCAGATTGGGAGGACGACGCGATCCAAGCCTGGAAGATCCCCATCTCCGCCGACCAGCCGTCGCCTCCTTCGGCCTACGGCAAGTCACGTAAGAGAAGCCACGAGGTCATGACTgcggaagacgacgccgccgtcgccacgtCGCAGACAACACCagccaccgacgccgccgcggatTCGGCAATAATCGAACAACAGAAGATCACCAACCGAGAGGCCGTTGAGGCCGTTGTGCAGGAAATGTTCAGCTCGGACTGGGCCATGGACCAGCTCTACGAGACGAAGCTTTCCAAGGTCAACCTTCCCGCCACCATCTTCATCAGGGAGAACGGCCAGATACAGAAGTACAAGGGTCCCATGCCGGGTGATGAGGGCGAGGTGCCTGACGTTGACGTTCTCGTACGGTACCCCTGGCCAGCGACCAAGGTCCGTGATCTTCCCGACCCCGAACGgtcaacctcggccgtctgCTACGTTGTCAAGAACAGAGGCCGCAGGGGCAAGTTCGACCCGGCCGCTGCCAAGGCGCTGGGGGTCGCTCCAGTCGACTTCAAGCACCTCACCAACGGTCAGACGGTTAAGGGAAAGACGGGCAACGATGTGACGCCCGACATGGTGCTgggggcgccgacgaagcccGTTGGCTTTGCCATTATCGACATCGCGAGCACGTCCTATATCGAATCGTTCCTCGGCAGACCGGAGTGGAAGAACGCGACGCTCATGGACAACGTGCCCGCCTTCTTCTGGATCCTCGGCCGCTCGGTGATTGATGACGCGCGCATCCAGAACTTTATCAAGGAGCGGCCCCACGTCCGGCACACCATCATGGCCCCGGACGTCAGCCCGAACATGGTAGCGATGGAATCCTATGGACTCCTCCACGCCAAGCTGCGGCGCATCGACCCCGAGCGCTTTCCGCCTCTCCAGGCGGACAACACCGTTCGGGATCTCTCGCACATTGGTCCCAACGTCGAGGCTGCGCGTGTCGGCATGAGGGCTGTCCTGGGTGCGGAAATCAAAGCAGTGAATGATGACATCGTGCCGTTCCCTACGTTCGAGGAGGCTTCGAACATCGACGGCGGGGCCCTGCGGATGGCTGCCCACGCCGCGGCCAAGATTAAGAAGCCTGCATTtttggaggaggtggagcgGACGGAGCAAGACATTCCCAACCGCGACACCGAGATCATCCCGCTCGGCACCGGATCTGCTTTGCCGTCCAAGTACCGCAAcgtctcggcgaccttgATCCGCGTGCCGCAGTACGGCAACTACCTTCTCGACTGCGGTGAAAACACGCTTGGCCAACTCCGCCGCGCGTtcccggccgaggaggtcgccaaGATCCTCCGAGAAACCCGGTGCGTTGCCATCAGCCACATCCACGCCGACCACCAACTCGGACTCGCAAGCTTCGTTACGGCCTGGGCCGAAGCGACGGCCGCCCTGGACCCGCCACCCAAGCTTGGGATTGTAGGCCCTCTCAGCATTCAAAACTTCCTGTTGGAATACAACCAGATGGAGTGCATGGACTTGAGCCGTTTGGAGTTCATCCGGAAGCAGAACATCTTCCCCtacggcgacggccgcctgCCGGAAGACTCGTGCACCCGCCTCGCCTCGGTCCAGCTGGTTCCTGTCCGTCACTGCCATCACTCGtacgccgtcgtcttcgcgTGGCCCTCGGGTCTCAAGATCGCCTACTCGGGCGACTGCCGGCCCAGCGATGACCTCGTtgaggccggcaagggcgCCACACTTCTCATCCACGAGAGCacctttgacgacgacaagcagGGTGACGCGTTGGCAAAGAAGCACTCAACCATGTCCGAGGCCCTCGATGTCGGCTACCGCATGGGCGCGCGCCGCGTGCTGCTGACGCACTTCTCCCAGCGCTACGCCAAGATCCCACTGGTCGAGAAGcggacgacggagacgggcGCCGACCAGACGGTTCTGATGGCCTTTGACCAGATGAGGGTCAAGCTGGGCGAGTTCCGTCAGGCTCAGGCGTTTCTGCCCGCCATCCGGCAAATGttggacgccgaggaggctcccaaggcggacgaggcggaaTAA
- a CDS encoding Putative beta-lactamase/transpeptidase: MNPHSFLGLLASCLLLLFSAAAVVVAVPIAIDTSADVHTYFDLDGAAHGEKFKSLTADGYRIISLSVYGTPPNANYAAVWVRREGPAFEAIHGADEAAYDTWLDSWRNRGYVSTHISATGPARNAVFAGVVEQRTDIASWEQRCGLTDPMTYDNATSGVDMVVRDFRMYGRPGDRRYCVLGHENVGNQLSTIFYSAGDDALVDYAAVYASETAKRFWRPSRLFVSDDHVITPQFVDTSVGKWIALYGLTAAELSAQIETQKQQGLHPIDLHGGSGGVSGSDTRFTVIFAETDVPEARKWTATGSVTGFGDNTGVTTALDGAMQVWMRKNGVRQAQLAIARNGSTVAERGYTWAEGDRAVVEPDDVFLLASVSKLFLHAAVSHLVGAGRLNYSTAIYPLLGYKPADARANDITVDHLLQHTAGYSRERSGDPAFQFRNVSLGLLNGARAATLADVIEYQVARPLDFAPGSDYSYSNYGTMLLSHLVSNLTAVPYMTFLRDAILGDSYDVRLYETAASVHEADRIVQESRFTGREPTDPGSDRLVPGPHGGDGAIKEECAGAFSLAASASTVARFIGAHAVAGMGGRIPNAERDGTLVGARASAASRSDVDWALMLNTREFISEAEFDDLRFQKIPSVLDGFPVAP, from the coding sequence ATGAACCCTCACTCGTTCTTGGGCCTATTGGCCTCATGCCTCTTGCTGCTGTtctccgctgccgccgtcgtcgtcgcggttcccatcgccatcgacacGTCCGCCGACGTCCACACGtacttcgacctcgacggcgccgcccacGGCGAAAAGTTCAAGTCCCTGACGGCCGATGGCTACCGGATCATCTCCCTGAGCGTCTACGGTACGCCGCCAAACGCCAACTATGCCGCCGTCTGGGTCCGGCGGGAAGGGCCTGCGTTCGAGGCGATCCAcggcgcggacgaggcggcgtaCGACACCTGGCTCGATTCGTGGAGGAACCGGGGCTACGTTTCGACACACATCTCCGCCACGGGGCCGGCCcgcaacgccgtcttcgccggcgtcgtcgagcagaGGACCGACATCGCCAGCTGGGAGCAGCGTTGCGGCCTGACGGACCCAATGACCTATGACAACGCGACATCCGGCGTCGACATGGTCGTCAGGGACTTTCGCATGTACGGCAGGCCGGGCGACCGTCGGTACTGCGTTCTCGGGCACGAGAACGTCGGGAACCAGCTCTCCACCATCTTCTACTcagccggcgacgacgccctcgtcgactaCGCCGCCGTCTACGCGTCCGAGACGGCGAAGCGCTTCTGGCGGCCCTCGCGCCTCTTTGTCTCGGACGACCACGTCATCACGCCCCAGTTCGTCGACACGTCCGTCGGGAAATGGATCGCCCTGTACGGCCTCACGGCCGCGGAGCTCTCTGCGCAGATCGAGACCCAGAAGCAGCAGGGCCTGCACCCGATCGACCTTCACggaggcagcggcggcgtctctGGCAGCGACACGCGCTTTaccgtcatcttcgccgAGACCGACGTCCCCGAGGCGCGCAAatggacggcgacgggctcggTCACAGGATTCGGGGACAACACCGGCGTCACGACGGCCCTGGACGGCGCCATGCAGGTATGGATGAGGAAAAACGGCGTGCGCCAGGCGCAGCTTGCCATCGCGCGCAACGGGTCGACCGTCGCCGAGCGCGGCTACACctgggccgagggcgaccgcgccgtcgtcgagccggaCGACGtgttcctcctcgccagcgtCAGCAAGCTCTTCCTACACGCGGCCGTATCCCACCTCGTTGGGGCCGGCAGGCTGAACTACTCGACCGCCATCTACCCTCTGCTGGGCTACaagcccgccgacgcccgcGCCAACGACATCACCGTTGAtcatctcctccagcacACCGCGGGCTACAGCCGCGAGCGGTCCGGGGACCCGGCCTTCCAGTTCAGGAACGTCTCGCTTGGCCTGCTCAACGGcgcccgcgccgccactCTCGCCGACGTGATCGAGTACCAGGTCGCGCGCCCGCTAGACTTCGCCCCTGGCTCAGACTACTCCTACTCCAACTACGGCACCATGCTCCTGAGCCACCTCGTCAGCAACCTCACGGCGGTCCCCTACATGACCTTCCTCCGGGACGCTATCCTCGGCGACAGCTACGACGTGCGGCTCTACGAGACGGCCGCATCGGTCCACGAGGCCGACCGCATCGTCCAGGAGAGCAGGTTCACCGGCCGCGAACCGACGGACCCGGGATCCGACCGCCTCGTGCCAGGACcccacggcggcgacggcgccatcaaggaggagtGCGCGGGGGCCTTCTCGCTCGCGGCGAGCGCGTCCACGGTGGCGCGCTTCATCGGCgcccacgccgtcgccggtaTGGGGGGTCGGATACCGAACGCCGAGCGCGACGGCACTCTCGTCGGCGCGCGGGCGTCCGCGGCGAGCCGGTCCGACGTCGACTGGGCGCTGATGCTCAACACAAGGGAGTTCATCTCCGAGGCGGAGTTCGACGACCTGCGCTTCCAGAAGATCCCCTCCGTCCTGGATGGGTTTCCTGTGGCGCCGTAG
- a CDS encoding Putative pectate lyase PlyH/PlyE, pectin lyase/virulence factor, with protein MYIRNNLVVLALCLSVLASPASKSGSHKGSSKGAKHSGSGGAHSTHPAHAPKSTSVPGYGAGSGSAAGNGTTSGGGGGGANTELQTTFPTPKGAQNLAAVKTIAAGQSFDGGMQLWDRSPSTCKGQSEGGNKDAVFILEEGSTLSNVVIGPNNGEGIHCLGSCTLNNVWFQKVCEDAVTFKQQSGTSFVNGGGAQDAADKVLQHNGGGTVAVRNYFCKNCSKLYRSCGNCKTQTARHATFDNVRLDGGKVLAGVNGNLGDVAEVRDSCVLGADVCNNFEGNSSGAEPKLVSKGPDGKVCVATNVKTTGC; from the exons ATGTACATCCGAAacaacctcgtcgtcttggccCTCTGCCTCTCCGTCCTCGCATCTCCGGCTTCGAAGAGCGGCTCGCACAAGGGCTCTTCCAAGGGCGCCAAGCACAGCGGTTCCGGCGGGGCGCACAGCACGCACCCCGCGCACGCGCCCAAGAGCACCTCGGTGCCGGGCTACGGGGCCGGCTCCGGGTCTGCCGCAGGAAACGGGACGACTtccggcggtggcggcggcggcgccaacacGGAACTGCAGACGACATTCCCGACGCCCAAGGGCGCGCAGAACCTCGCGGCCGTCAAGACCATCGCGGCGGGCCAGTCGTTCGACGGAGGCATGCAGCTCTGGGACCGCAGCCCGAGCACGTGCAAGGGCCagagcgagggcggcaacaaggacgccgtcttcatcctcgagGAGGGGTCGACCCTCAgcaacgtcgtcatcggGCCGAACAACGGCGAGGGGATCCATTGCCTGGGGAGCTGTACGCTCAACAACGT CTGGTTCCAAAAGGTGtgcgaggacgccgtcaccttcaagCAGCAGTCGGGCACCTccttcgtcaacggcggGGGCGCGCAGGACGCCGCAGACAAGGTGCTGCAGCAcaatggcggcggcacggTGGCGGTGCGCAACTACTTCTGCAAGAACTGCAGCAAGCTGTACCGCAGCTGCGGCAACTGCAAGACGCAGACGGCGCGGCACGCGACGTTTGACAACGTCcggctcgacggcggcaaggtgcTCGCGggcgtcaacggcaaccTGGGCGACGTGGCCGAGGTCAGGGACTCGTGCGTGCTCGGGGCCGACGTGTGCAACAACTTTGAgggcaacagcagcggcgccgagccGAAGCTGGTGAGCAAGGGGCCCGACGGCAAGGTCTGCGTCGCCACGAATGTGAAGACGACCGGGTGTTAG